In Gemmatimonadota bacterium, the DNA window GCGGTGTGAACAAATAGTTTACCGAAAGAAACTCGAGCAAAATACAGGTATTTGCCCGCATTGCAAACATCACTTTCGCATATCCAGTGCCGAATATATCGCCGCTGTGCTCGATAAAAATTCGTTTGAAGAAATAGGTCAGGAGGTCAAATCGACCGATCCGCTCACATTTGTCGATCTACAGCCCTATCCCGACCGGCTCAAGGAATATCGCAAACGCACCAATATGGATGCCGCTGTGTTGGCTGGCGTGGGTGAGATTAATGGTGCGCCTGTGGGCATTGCCGTGCATGAATTTGGTTTTATGGGTGGGTCACTCGGTTCGGCTGAAGGAGAGCGAATTTGTCGGGTGATTGATCGATGTATGCGCGATCAATTGCCGCTGATTATTGTGTGCCGGTCTGGCGGCGCGCGCATGCAAGAGAGTATTTTTTCGCTAATGCAAATGGCGAAAGTCAATGCCAAATTGTCGCAATTTTCAGATGCAGGACTGCTGTTTATTTCCGTTCTGATAGATCCCACAACAGCCGGTGTAAATGCCAGTTATGCATCAATTGGCGATATCAATATCGCCGAGCCAAATGCGCTGATCGGATTTACTGGGTCGCGTATTACAGGGTCTTCTGTGAGTGCCTCCGAGATGGAAGCTCTGCGGCAGGCACAGCGCGCAGAGCAAGTGCTCGAACACGGTTTTGTCGATATGATTGTTTCTCGAGATAAAATGAGAGCTACCCTGTCTCAGTTGATTGAAATGTTGAGTAAAGAGCCATCTGAGGTTACTTCATGAAGATTCTCGTTTTACAAGGTCCCAATATCAATATGCTGGGGCGACGCAAAGCAGAGCATTACGGTACTGTGACAATGGACGGGGTTCACGCACGTCTCGAACAAAAAGCGGATGAACTGGATTGCGAGATTGCGTTTTTTCATTCGAATTACGAGGGGGCTCTCGTTGAAAAAGTGCAGGAGATGCGCGATTCTGTAGATGGTATTCTTATGAATCCCGCAGGGCTGACCACAACAAGCGTATCGTTGCGAGACGCGCTTGAAGACGCGGGTTTACCACTGGTCGAAATTCATTTGTCCAATATCCACGCGCGAGAAACATGGCGGCGGCATTCTCTGTTTTCTGAAATTGCAGTGGGCATTATTGCCGGATTCAGATGGCGAGGCTATGTGTCGGCGCTTGAGATGCTGGTTGGCATGCTGCGAGATGAAGTGTGAAGTGTGAAGTGTGAAGAGTGAAGTGAGAAGTCCACCCAACACCACTCCAGAGCGGATGTTTCTTCATCGTGAACTGGTCTGGAACTGCGACCAGTCATGCTCGATTGAACTGCTGTCGCAGTTGTACACCGTTCACTCGCCTTCATACACTGCTTCACCCTTCCTACTTTCCTGATTCCTCCTTCCCTCTTCCCACTTCATTTGTAAAGATCAAATGTCTCAATAAATTGGGCGATAGATTCTGGCACGAGATCTGTGATGGGGTCTCCTGCTCGGATGCGTTTGCGTACCTCAGTAGAGGAAATATTGCCAAAGGATGGGGGTAGTTGGAGAGGGTGTACGCGGTTTGCAAAAGGCGCGCATTCGGGGCGTGACATAAATCTGTAAAAAACTTCTCGCGAAGGATTTTCGCGATTGGCAGATACCATGTGACACAGTGAAAATAGCACTTTAAGTTCGGCGACCATGTCGGTGTAATAGTGCGGATCAAAGATGCGTATCAGGGTGTCGTGGCCAACGAGAAAGTAGATTTGGGCGTTGGGTGAAAAATGTGCTCTGAGTGCGTGTGCTTTGTCGATAAAGCGAGCGTGGCTACATCCAGCAATTGACAGGGAGGTGTCCAATTGGGTATCAGAATCCGCGTAATTGGCCATCATGGCGAGGCGTTGGCCCAGGTCTGCACCAAAGAGGGCTTTATCGACATTGGTCTTGGCGAGGAGGAGGACGATTTCGTCAAAGTTAAAAGCATTTTGTGCATGGTGTACAAGTGCTTCGTGGGCGAGGGTGAGCGGGTTGAAGGATGCGTCGAGCACCCCGATATGTTTGGGTTGCCGAGGTGCGGCTCGATGTACAAATTGCACCAAAGGGGTATTTTGGGGATCGAGGCTATCCATGAGGATGCGGTAGTTTTCAAGGGTGTTCATGGTGAGGAAAATTTATGTTAGAGACTGGTGTGGAGCAAGGAAAAATAACGATTAGCCCAACCACCTCTATCGAAGTGCGTGAGGATATTAAAATGATTTACCGATTGTTTTTAATGGCATTTGTCCTCTTGTTTGCCTATCCCGTTTTATCGTTGGCATCTGAGCGGGATGTGGAATCTATTGTGAAAAAAATTGACGCGCTCTATCGCAGCAACACCAGCGTGGCTGATATGGAGATGCAGATTGTTACGCCGCACTGGGAACGCACGCTGTCGTTGAGGGTGTGGACAGAGGGGATGGATAAGACTTTCATCCGCATTGACGCGCCCAAAAAGGAAAAGGGCGTTACAACGCTACGCATCGGCAACGAGATGTGGAACTATCTTCCAAAGACCAATAAGGTGATAAAAGTGCCGCCTTCGATGATGATGGGGTCGTGGATGGGATCGGATTTCACGAATGATGACCTTGTCAAAGAGTCGTCAATGCTCAACGATTATAGCTACGATTTGATTGTGCCGGATGACGCGAAACCGGGTCATCTTTACATCCGGTTCATTCCGAAGGAAGATTCTCCAATTGTTTGGGGCAAGCTCATCACGGCTGTGCGGGCAGATGATCTGATTCCGGTATGGCAACATTTCTACGACGAGAAGGGCAATTTGATGCGGGTCTTGAATTTCAAAGAGATTGTGTCGTTCGGCGGCAAGACGATTCCATCTGTGATGGAGATGGTGCCGCAGAACAAGGACAGGCATAAAACCGTTATGCGTTATCTCAAGGCCGAGTTTGATGTGCAGATAGATGACGATGTGTTCACGAGGCGCAATCTTCAGAGGAAATGAAGATGCTCAAAATAGCATTTCGCAATATCTTTCGTCAAAAGCGTCGCACTATTTTGACTGCGCTTGCAATGATCGTGGGGTTCACGCTCTCGTCGGTCTTTATTGGCTGGTCAGATGGCGCGTATTCGGATATTATTTCAATGTTCACACGGAATCGCATCGGGCATATTCAGGTGCATCGGGCGGGCTATCTCGACAAGCCTTCACTTTACGATGTGATCGACAGTTATGAATCCATTGGCGAGAAGATTGCACGCGTTGAGGGCGTTGAGGCGTGGTCGCCGCGCATCTATTCGGCTGGACTCGGTTCGGTAGGCGATAAGACGATGGGGGTGCAAATCATCGGCGTAGATGTGGAGCGCGAGGTGAAAGCCACGCGGTTTGATCGGAAGATCACCAGTGGGGCGATGTTTTCAGACGCCGCGCGCGAAGCGATTCTCGGCGTTGGGTTGGCGCGCATTCTGAAGGCGGATGTTGGCCGCGAAATTGTGCTCGTCACACAGGGCGCAGATGGTGCTATCGCCAATGATTTGTACAAGATTATCGGCATTGCAGAAAGCGGCGATAAAGCGACTGATCGGATGGCATGCTATCTCCATATCAATGACGCGCAGGATTTGCTCGTGCTCGACGGGCGCGTTCATGAAATCGCCGTGATCGCCGAAGCGTTGGATCGCGTCCCCAAAATCACCGCGGCGATTGAGGCGCAGATCAACGACACAACACTCGAGGTGTCGCCGTGGCAGGTCGTCGCCAAATCATTTTATCGCGCGATGCAGGCCGATAGACAGGGCGATTTTATAGGACGCATGATTATCATGCTGATCGTCGCTATTGGCGTGCTGAATACGGTGCTGATGTCGGTGCTGGAGCGCACGCGAGAGTACGGGGTATTGAAAGCGATGGGGACAAAGCCGGGTCAGATATTTGGAGTGGTGGTGGCTGAGGTGACGTTCATCGCGCTTGGCAGCATTGTCATTGGCGCGCTGTTCGGTGCGGGTCTCAATTACTTGCTGTCGATCTACGGCATCTCACTGCCGCAAGAGTTTTCCTATGGCGGTATTGTGTTTCAGACGATGTACGCCACGGTCACTGTGCGAAGTCTTGCAATTCCCGCAGTTACGGTCCTTATCTCGGCTGTTTTGGTCAGCCTGTTTCCCGCGCTGAGAGCAGCGCGAATTGCCCCAGCCAGCGCGATGAGGGCGCATTAGGAACTATGTCCTGGATACTGATAAAGCTCGCGTGGAAGAATCTCTTGCGGCATAAACGCCGCTCCATCATTGCTGCAACAGCTATGGGTATTGGACTTGCGGCACTTATCTTTGCCGATGCGCTCTGGTTGGGGATGGAGCATAACATGGTCAAAACGGCGACGGCGTCATTTCTGGGAGATGGACAGATTCATCGAGAGGGATTTTCCGATGAGCAAGCAGTTGAGTTGACAATTAATCAGCTCGATGCGGTGGTCGCCAATCTTCGGCGGGAAGGTATCGTGGCGCACTTCACCTTGCGGACGTTCGCCTTTGGTATGATAACTTCACCTGCAACTGTCGCGGCGGTCAATCTCGTGGGCGTCGAACCATCTACCGAGCGGTATTTATCTCAAATTGACGATGCGATTATTGAAGGCGCGTATTTTGAGGGATCAAATTTGCGGGACATTGTCATGGGTGAGGAACTTGTGGAACGCCTTGAGGTGGGCTTAAACGACAGGGTTGTCGTGACGATGGCGCAGGCCGGGAGCGGCGATCTCTCGCAGGAGATGTTTCGCGTTTCTGGAATTTATCGTTTTGCCGACGAGGGAATGAACAGCGGCATGGCGTTTATTCGATTGGGGAAGGCGCAGCAGATGCTCGCTCTCGGCGCAGGGGCGCACGAAATCGCGCTGAAGTTCATCGATTCGATATCCGCCGAGGATCAGAATC includes these proteins:
- a CDS encoding acetyl-CoA carboxylase carboxyltransferase subunit beta; the encoded protein is MWRSFMNWFNKLKSGIQTLVRKRMPENIWIKCERCEQIVYRKKLEQNTGICPHCKHHFRISSAEYIAAVLDKNSFEEIGQEVKSTDPLTFVDLQPYPDRLKEYRKRTNMDAAVLAGVGEINGAPVGIAVHEFGFMGGSLGSAEGERICRVIDRCMRDQLPLIIVCRSGGARMQESIFSLMQMAKVNAKLSQFSDAGLLFISVLIDPTTAGVNASYASIGDINIAEPNALIGFTGSRITGSSVSASEMEALRQAQRAEQVLEHGFVDMIVSRDKMRATLSQLIEMLSKEPSEVTS
- the aroQ gene encoding type II 3-dehydroquinate dehydratase, with amino-acid sequence MKILVLQGPNINMLGRRKAEHYGTVTMDGVHARLEQKADELDCEIAFFHSNYEGALVEKVQEMRDSVDGILMNPAGLTTTSVSLRDALEDAGLPLVEIHLSNIHARETWRRHSLFSEIAVGIIAGFRWRGYVSALEMLVGMLRDEV
- a CDS encoding nicotinate-nicotinamide nucleotide adenylyltransferase; this translates as MNTLENYRILMDSLDPQNTPLVQFVHRAAPRQPKHIGVLDASFNPLTLAHEALVHHAQNAFNFDEIVLLLAKTNVDKALFGADLGQRLAMMANYADSDTQLDTSLSIAGCSHARFIDKAHALRAHFSPNAQIYFLVGHDTLIRIFDPHYYTDMVAELKVLFSLCHMVSANRENPSREVFYRFMSRPECAPFANRVHPLQLPPSFGNISSTEVRKRIRAGDPITDLVPESIAQFIETFDLYK
- a CDS encoding outer membrane lipoprotein-sorting protein; protein product: MLETGVEQGKITISPTTSIEVREDIKMIYRLFLMAFVLLFAYPVLSLASERDVESIVKKIDALYRSNTSVADMEMQIVTPHWERTLSLRVWTEGMDKTFIRIDAPKKEKGVTTLRIGNEMWNYLPKTNKVIKVPPSMMMGSWMGSDFTNDDLVKESSMLNDYSYDLIVPDDAKPGHLYIRFIPKEDSPIVWGKLITAVRADDLIPVWQHFYDEKGNLMRVLNFKEIVSFGGKTIPSVMEMVPQNKDRHKTVMRYLKAEFDVQIDDDVFTRRNLQRK
- a CDS encoding ABC transporter permease encodes the protein MKMLKIAFRNIFRQKRRTILTALAMIVGFTLSSVFIGWSDGAYSDIISMFTRNRIGHIQVHRAGYLDKPSLYDVIDSYESIGEKIARVEGVEAWSPRIYSAGLGSVGDKTMGVQIIGVDVEREVKATRFDRKITSGAMFSDAAREAILGVGLARILKADVGREIVLVTQGADGAIANDLYKIIGIAESGDKATDRMACYLHINDAQDLLVLDGRVHEIAVIAEALDRVPKITAAIEAQINDTTLEVSPWQVVAKSFYRAMQADRQGDFIGRMIIMLIVAIGVLNTVLMSVLERTREYGVLKAMGTKPGQIFGVVVAEVTFIALGSIVIGALFGAGLNYLLSIYGISLPQEFSYGGIVFQTMYATVTVRSLAIPAVTVLISAVLVSLFPALRAARIAPASAMRAH
- a CDS encoding ABC transporter permease, with the translated sequence MSWILIKLAWKNLLRHKRRSIIAATAMGIGLAALIFADALWLGMEHNMVKTATASFLGDGQIHREGFSDEQAVELTINQLDAVVANLRREGIVAHFTLRTFAFGMITSPATVAAVNLVGVEPSTERYLSQIDDAIIEGAYFEGSNLRDIVMGEELVERLEVGLNDRVVVTMAQAGSGDLSQEMFRVSGIYRFADEGMNSGMAFIRLGKAQQMLALGAGAHEIALKFIDSISAEDQNLLFWKTYSQGGNKARSWTEVLPEVQAMFEMSKFSKYIMGFVLFGVVVFGIVNTLFMSLYERMFEFGVLRAIGTRPFGMARLILFEAGALAVLGIILGTIFGFCVTLIFSTIGIDYTGIEMMGITMQELIYPEMRIQPFIFYSIWIFVFTIIAGLYPARYAAKMSAATAMRRSF